In one Niallia taxi genomic region, the following are encoded:
- a CDS encoding GNAT family N-acetyltransferase, with protein MEERDLAHILSIYNDAILNTTAVYTYKPDTLENRKLWYEQKLKDGYPVIVYELDNKAVGFATFGPFRAWPAYKYSIEHSIYVDGNYRRKGIAAILLKELIAIASEREYATLIGGIDASNEKSIALHKKFGFVHSGTIEKAGYKFGRWLDLAFYQLHLPGPANPLGE; from the coding sequence ATGGAGGAAAGGGATCTCGCCCATATCCTGTCTATTTATAATGATGCAATTCTTAACACTACCGCTGTATATACATATAAGCCAGATACATTAGAGAACAGAAAGCTATGGTACGAACAGAAGCTAAAGGACGGATACCCGGTAATCGTCTATGAACTAGATAATAAAGCAGTCGGTTTTGCTACTTTCGGCCCCTTCCGTGCTTGGCCCGCCTATAAATATTCTATTGAACATTCTATCTATGTCGACGGTAATTACCGCAGAAAGGGTATTGCGGCAATACTATTGAAGGAGCTTATCGCCATTGCTTCAGAAAGAGAGTATGCTACACTGATTGGGGGTATAGATGCTTCTAATGAGAAAAGCATTGCCCTACATAAGAAATTTGGCTTTGTCCATTCTGGTACTATTGAAAAAGCCGGCTATAAATTCGGTAGATGGTTAGATTTAGCATTTTATCAATTACACCTGCCAGGACCAGCAAATCCACTCGGAGAATAA
- a CDS encoding tandem-95 repeat protein translates to MKKKKYPFIPLSKKGIVSIFSAALLFSAPLAGPSITMAEGNGTNKVIFDENLEWMKSKTAMTGKTLTIDFSEQLAAMGADVLLEAASDKQSVQAAFNKKVLTLTIKDFGETTISVTAKNSKQTVTNTFTVNITKKGDINGDGTITPADSLYIYQVISGKVKISTEQQKLLDINGDGKITNLDATLLMSSYVGKNVPATIEDNSFVQLTEINDSPVGADDTYTLNEDEQLKVNTALGVLANDIDPENKELTATVITNPENGKLTFNEDGSFQYVPSANFVGIDQFSYKASDGSSTTAAKTVTINVLPVNDAPVSKDGVLNTQEDTVGIGTLLGEDVDGDTLTYTIVENGKKGKVTILDQKTGVFSYKPNANENGEDFFTYKVSDGKLTSTAKVSVFIKAVNDAPIAKNDAYSTKEDETLTVGKEKSVLLNDEDVDKDSLKAVLVKGTAHGTLDFKADGTFTYIPAKDFNGSDSFVYKATDGVLESAEQTVVLSVGAVNDLPTAKDSLLNVTEDEAASDMVEASDADKDKLTFAIAENGQKGKAALTDAETGKFTYTPDKNANGEDKVVFTVTDGQREPVKATVSISIKAVNDAPTAASDSFTTKEDEKLEVGTAKSILVNDADVDNDALEAILVKTTAHGKLELNKDGTFTYTPDKDYNGSDSFTYKATDDKLESAVQTVEIEVEAVNDLPTAKDSSLNVTEDEAASGMVEASDSDKDKLTFAIAENGQKGKAVLTDAETGKFTYTPDKNANGEDKVVFTVTDGQGEPVKVTVSISIKAVNDAPTAASDSFTTKEEEKLTIEAAKSILNNDTDVDNDALEAILVKATAHGKLELNKDGTFTYTPDKDYNGQDSFTYKATDGRLESAVQTVEIEVKPVNDLPTAKDSLLNVTEDEAVDSMVEVSDADKDKLTFAIAENGQKGKAALTDAETGKFTYTPDKNANGEDKVVFTVTDGQGEPVKATVSISIKAVNDAPTAASDSFTTKEDEKLEIGTAKSILVNDADVDNDALEAILVKTTAHGKLELNKDGTFTYTPDKDYNGTDSFTYKATDGNLESAEQTVKIEVKPVNDLPTAKDSSLNVTEDEAASGMVEASDADKDKLTFAIAENGQKGKAVLIDAETGKFTYTPDKNANGEDKVVFTVTDGQGEPVKVTVSISIKAVNDAPTAASDSFTTKEDEKLEIEAAKSILNNDADVDNDALEAILVKATAHGKLELNKDGTFTYTPDKDYNGTDSFTYKATDGKLESAEQTVKIEVKPVNDSPTAKDSSLNVTEDEAANGVVEASDADKDKLTFAIAENGQKGKAVLTDAETGEFTYTPDKNANGEDKIVFTVTDGQGEPVKATVSISIKAVNDAPTAASDSFTTNEDEKLTIGSEKSILVNDADVDNDALEAILVKTTAHGKLELNKDGTFTYTPDKDYNGTDSFTYKATDGKLESAEQTVEIEVKAVNDTPTADASSIELEEDSSFNGKLTGSDPEGDSLTFSLVENGSKGTAVITNEQTGAFSYTPSKDANGADSFTFKVNDGNSDSEKATVEVTIKAVNDAPTASDVKMEGTARVGETLTGTYSYHDVENDAEEQSTFQWYSGDKEDGSDKTKIDGATSNEYKITNADLKKYLFFEVKLAAATGEQSSESYLSNASEKVKLADSVAPTIVSTTPANSASDVGVSDDLVITMSENVLAELGKIEIKNSDGSTFAEYEANDTQHVVIDGATITIKHPNFAEGKEYSVVVGSNAFVDESENVYENSNNEWKFETEAAPGLTAYADSSTPLEEEAMKQMFGAFVYVDIAGDSFKDGLTADDIILNNAPAGVTVMDQYIMGNNLTLVLGYDGTDFDTKFSNFTVTIKGTALEKGNDLTSNSLEFVPSTDAPTPIITEYLHGGDGRSAVEIFSPAPTSEQYKLKVYSTHNGVKSSSEIALYLQSNPNLTIGRIFYDYFDVVPFWYYNQETVLDEGTNIVNALQIIAPNGSVVDTLGDPSSSTPIVTGSVTMVRNTDIKDGIDRYVPSQWSTYTSDIYNHFGKRD, encoded by the coding sequence GTGAAAAAGAAAAAATATCCTTTTATTCCTTTAAGTAAAAAAGGGATTGTTTCTATTTTTAGTGCTGCATTGTTATTTTCAGCACCATTAGCAGGGCCTTCTATCACGATGGCTGAAGGAAATGGGACAAATAAAGTTATTTTTGATGAGAATCTTGAATGGATGAAGTCAAAAACTGCAATGACTGGAAAAACATTGACGATAGATTTCAGCGAGCAGTTAGCAGCAATGGGAGCAGATGTGTTGCTGGAAGCAGCATCAGATAAACAATCTGTACAAGCTGCTTTTAACAAGAAGGTCTTGACGCTCACAATAAAGGATTTCGGTGAAACGACAATAAGCGTTACCGCTAAAAACAGTAAGCAGACTGTAACTAACACCTTTACCGTTAATATCACGAAAAAAGGCGATATTAATGGTGATGGCACAATTACACCTGCAGACTCTCTTTATATCTATCAAGTTATCAGCGGCAAGGTTAAGATTTCAACTGAACAGCAGAAGTTACTTGATATAAATGGCGACGGAAAAATTACTAATTTGGATGCGACTCTTTTAATGAGCAGTTATGTTGGCAAAAACGTTCCTGCGACTATTGAAGATAATTCCTTCGTCCAATTAACGGAAATTAATGACTCACCTGTAGGAGCAGATGATACATATACACTAAATGAAGATGAGCAGCTTAAGGTAAATACAGCATTGGGCGTGCTGGCAAATGATATTGATCCAGAAAACAAGGAATTAACGGCAACAGTGATAACCAATCCTGAAAATGGAAAATTGACATTTAATGAGGATGGGTCGTTTCAATATGTGCCAAGTGCAAATTTTGTCGGAATAGATCAATTCTCGTATAAAGCAAGTGATGGAAGCAGCACAACAGCAGCGAAAACAGTCACAATTAATGTATTGCCTGTAAATGATGCGCCTGTATCAAAGGATGGTGTGTTAAATACACAAGAGGATACTGTTGGTATTGGGACACTGTTAGGGGAAGATGTTGATGGTGATACATTGACATATACGATTGTTGAAAATGGTAAAAAAGGCAAAGTGACGATTCTTGACCAGAAAACAGGAGTTTTCTCTTATAAGCCAAATGCAAATGAAAATGGAGAAGACTTCTTCACTTATAAAGTAAGTGATGGCAAGTTAACCTCTACTGCTAAGGTGTCTGTGTTTATTAAGGCAGTGAATGATGCTCCAATAGCAAAAAATGACGCTTATTCTACTAAGGAAGATGAAACATTAACAGTTGGTAAGGAAAAGAGTGTATTGCTGAATGATGAGGATGTGGATAAGGATTCTCTGAAAGCTGTCCTTGTAAAAGGAACTGCTCACGGCACACTTGATTTCAAAGCAGATGGAACATTTACGTACATTCCAGCTAAAGATTTTAATGGAAGTGATTCTTTTGTATATAAAGCTACCGATGGTGTTTTAGAATCAGCAGAGCAAACAGTTGTACTCTCGGTAGGAGCAGTGAATGATCTACCTACAGCGAAAGACAGCTTGCTGAATGTAACAGAAGACGAAGCAGCTAGTGACATGGTTGAAGCAAGCGACGCAGACAAAGACAAACTGACATTTGCGATTGCCGAAAACGGCCAAAAAGGAAAGGCAGCTCTGACAGATGCGGAAACAGGCAAGTTCACATACACACCTGACAAAAACGCCAACGGAGAAGACAAGGTTGTCTTCACAGTGACAGATGGTCAACGAGAACCTGTAAAAGCAACAGTCTCGATTTCGATTAAAGCAGTTAACGACGCTCCAACGGCAGCAAGTGACAGCTTCACGACAAAGGAAGATGAAAAGCTAGAGGTTGGTACAGCGAAAAGCATTCTTGTAAATGATGCGGATGTTGATAATGACGCTCTTGAAGCCATTTTAGTGAAAACGACAGCACATGGGAAGCTAGAGTTGAATAAAGACGGCACCTTTACGTATACGCCAGACAAGGACTATAACGGTAGTGATTCATTCACATATAAAGCAACAGACGATAAATTAGAATCAGCTGTTCAAACTGTTGAAATTGAAGTGGAGGCTGTGAATGATCTACCTACAGCGAAGGACAGCTCGCTGAATGTAACAGAAGATGAAGCAGCTAGTGGCATGGTTGAAGCAAGCGACTCAGACAAAGACAAACTGACATTTGCGATTGCCGAAAACGGCCAAAAAGGAAAAGCAGTTCTGACAGATGCGGAAACAGGCAAGTTCACTTACACACCTGACAAAAACGCAAACGGAGAAGACAAGGTAGTCTTCACAGTCACAGATGGTCAAGGAGAACCTGTAAAAGTGACAGTCTCGATTTCGATTAAAGCAGTAAATGATGCGCCAACGGCTGCAAGTGACAGCTTCACGACGAAGGAAGAGGAAAAGCTGACGATTGAAGCTGCAAAAAGCATCCTTAACAATGATACCGATGTAGATAATGATGCTCTTGAAGCCATCCTAGTGAAAGCTACAGCACACGGAAAGCTGGAATTAAATAAAGACGGCACCTTTACTTATACGCCAGACAAGGACTATAACGGTCAAGATTCATTCACATATAAAGCAACAGATGGAAGGTTAGAATCAGCTGTTCAAACTGTTGAAATAGAAGTAAAACCAGTAAATGATCTACCTACAGCGAAAGACAGCTTGCTGAATGTAACAGAAGACGAAGCTGTAGACAGTATGGTTGAAGTAAGCGACGCAGACAAAGACAAACTGACATTTGCGATTGCCGAAAACGGCCAAAAAGGAAAAGCAGCTCTAACAGATGCGGAAACAGGCAAGTTCACATACACACCTGACAAAAACGCCAACGGAGAAGACAAGGTTGTCTTCACAGTGACAGATGGTCAAGGAGAACCTGTAAAAGCAACAGTCTCGATTTCGATTAAAGCAGTTAACGACGCTCCAACGGCAGCAAGTGACAGCTTCACGACAAAGGAAGATGAAAAGCTAGAGATTGGTACAGCGAAAAGCATTCTTGTAAATGATGCGGATGTTGATAATGACGCTCTTGAAGCCATTTTAGTGAAAACGACAGCACATGGGAAGCTAGAATTGAATAAAGACGGTACCTTTACGTATACGCCAGACAAGGATTATAACGGTACTGATTCATTCACATACAAAGCAACAGATGGAAATTTAGAATCGGCAGAACAGACCGTTAAGATTGAAGTAAAACCAGTAAATGATCTACCTACAGCGAAAGACAGCTCGCTGAATGTAACAGAAGACGAAGCAGCTAGTGGCATGGTTGAAGCAAGCGACGCAGACAAAGACAAACTGACATTTGCGATTGCCGAAAACGGCCAAAAAGGAAAAGCCGTTCTGATAGATGCGGAAACAGGCAAATTCACATACACACCTGACAAAAACGCAAACGGAGAAGACAAGGTAGTCTTCACAGTCACAGACGGTCAAGGAGAACCTGTAAAAGTGACAGTCTCGATTTCGATTAAAGCAGTAAACGATGCGCCAACAGCGGCTAGTGACAGCTTCACGACGAAGGAAGATGAAAAGCTGGAGATTGAAGCTGCAAAAAGTATTCTTAACAATGATGCGGATGTAGATAATGACGCTCTTGAAGCCATCCTAGTGAAAGCTACAGCACACGGGAAGCTGGAGTTGAATAAAGACGGTACCTTTACGTATACGCCAGACAAGGATTATAACGGTACTGATTCATTCACATACAAAGCAACAGATGGAAAATTAGAATCGGCAGAACAGACCGTTAAGATTGAAGTAAAACCAGTGAATGATAGTCCAACTGCGAAGGACAGCTCGCTGAATGTAACAGAAGATGAAGCAGCTAACGGTGTGGTTGAAGCAAGTGACGCAGACAAGGATAAACTGACATTTGCAATTGCGGAAAACGGCCAAAAAGGAAAAGCAGTTCTGACAGATGCGGAAACAGGCGAATTCACATACACACCTGACAAAAACGCCAACGGAGAAGACAAGATAGTCTTTACAGTGACAGACGGTCAAGGAGAACCTGTGAAAGCCACAGTCTCCATTTCTATAAAAGCAGTAAATGATGCTCCAACAGCGGCTAGTGACAGCTTCACGACAAATGAAGATGAAAAGCTGACGATTGGTTCAGAGAAGAGCATTCTTGTAAATGATGCGGATGTTGATAATGACGCTCTTGAAGCCATTTTAGTGAAAACGACAGCACATGGGAAGCTAGAATTGAATAAAGACGGTACCTTTACGTATACGCCAGACAAAGATTATAACGGTACGGATTCCTTCACATACAAAGCAACAGATGGAAAATTAGAATCTGCTGAACAAACGGTTGAAATTGAAGTGAAGGCAGTTAATGATACTCCGACAGCAGATGCTAGTTCAATAGAGTTAGAGGAAGATAGCAGCTTTAATGGCAAGTTAACAGGGTCTGATCCAGAAGGCGACAGCCTGACATTCTCTCTTGTTGAAAACGGCAGCAAAGGAACAGCAGTCATTACAAATGAACAGACTGGTGCTTTCAGCTATACACCGAGCAAGGATGCAAATGGTGCAGATTCGTTTACATTCAAGGTGAATGATGGCAACTCTGATTCCGAAAAAGCAACGGTAGAAGTGACAATTAAGGCTGTAAATGATGCGCCGACAGCAAGTGATGTGAAAATGGAAGGTACTGCAAGAGTTGGTGAAACGCTGACTGGGACATACAGCTATCATGATGTCGAAAACGATGCAGAAGAGCAATCAACATTCCAATGGTATAGTGGCGACAAAGAAGACGGCAGTGATAAAACGAAAATAGATGGTGCGACATCTAATGAATACAAAATAACGAATGCTGATTTGAAGAAGTATTTATTCTTTGAAGTGAAGCTTGCTGCAGCAACAGGTGAGCAATCATCTGAAAGCTACTTAAGCAATGCAAGTGAAAAGGTAAAGCTTGCTGACAGTGTTGCGCCGACAATTGTATCCACAACACCGGCAAATTCTGCAAGTGATGTTGGGGTATCTGATGATCTAGTCATTACGATGAGTGAAAATGTTTTAGCTGAATTAGGAAAAATCGAAATTAAAAATAGTGACGGCAGCACATTTGCAGAATACGAGGCGAATGACACGCAGCATGTCGTGATTGATGGAGCAACAATTACAATTAAGCATCCTAATTTTGCAGAAGGAAAAGAGTATTCAGTTGTTGTTGGTTCAAATGCATTTGTAGATGAATCTGAAAATGTATATGAAAATAGCAATAATGAGTGGAAATTCGAAACGGAAGCGGCCCCAGGTCTGACAGCTTATGCTGATTCAAGCACTCCTTTAGAAGAAGAAGCAATGAAGCAAATGTTTGGAGCATTTGTATATGTGGATATCGCAGGAGATAGCTTTAAGGACGGCTTAACGGCAGATGACATTATCCTGAACAATGCTCCTGCAGGAGTAACCGTCATGGATCAATATATAATGGGGAACAACCTTACACTAGTGCTGGGTTATGATGGAACAGATTTTGATACGAAGTTCAGTAATTTTACAGTAACGATAAAAGGTACAGCTTTGGAAAAAGGCAATGATCTGACATCTAACAGCTTGGAGTTTGTACCAAGTACCGATGCACCAACACCAATCATTACAGAATATTTGCACGGTGGAGATGGTAGGTCTGCCGTTGAAATATTCAGTCCTGCTCCAACATCAGAGCAATATAAGCTGAAAGTATATTCTACACATAATGGTGTAAAGAGTTCTTCTGAAATAGCATTATACTTGCAAAGTAATCCTAATTTAACTATTGGCAGAATTTTTTACGATTATTTTGATGTTGTTCCATTTTGGTACTATAACCAAGAAACTGTTTTAGATGAAGGAACCAATATAGTAAACGCATTGCAGATTATAGCTCCAAACGGATCAGTTGTTGATACACTAGGAGATCCATCGTCAAGCACTCCGATTGTAACTGGAAGTGTAACAATGGTTAGAAATACAGATATCAAAGACGGTATTGACCGCTATGTTCCTAGTCAATGGAGTACATATACAAGTGATATCTACAATCATTTCGGTAAAAGAGATTAA